A single genomic interval of Oryzias latipes chromosome 3, ASM223467v1 harbors:
- the mical2 gene encoding F-actin-monooxygenase MICAL2 isoform X2, translated as MGKPEEENVAKLFENFIQASTCKGALQAFNVLCRRLDLDPADHDTFYSSLKAKVSCWKANALWSKLDKRMSHKEYKKGQACVNTKCLIIGGGPCGLRTAIEFALMGAKVVVLEKRDSFSRNNVLHLWPFTIHDLRGLGAKKFYGKFCAGAIDHISIQQLQLILLKVALIVAVEFHINVEFVKLLEPPEDQTNEGVGWRAAIRPADHPVANFDFDVVVGADGRKNSLDGFKRKVLRGKLAIAITANFVNSNTTAEARVEEISGVAFIFNQKFFLDLKAKTGVDLENIVYYKDNTHYFVMTAKKQSLLEKGVLINDYVETEMLLSSQNVNQEALLSYATEAANFGTHYQLPTLKFAENHCGQPDVAMFDFTNMYASENAALIRERHGHQLLVALVGDSLLEPFWPMGTGCARGFLSGFDTAWMVRSWAEGRSVLEVLAERESIYRLLPQTTPENIAKNFDLYTIDPSSRYTNLNSTCVRPNQVHHLYITGELNHCSLERAVTIRRPINQKKDCEIRPSRLLTWCKKQTEGYRNVSIKDLTSSWKSGIALCALIHRFKPQLIDFDSLNEEDHRANLQLALDISEQEFGIQPFTSAKEQSTNEELDKSRVIAFLSKFYELFRGSPLPALETRKLDENKECYPSKEIRCNDDAFSFSPHRKRIPKDEKKTESTNFINKRRRTFCIEEVTNLGYNTYVQDKQNSKDNKVGTLSTQLLAKFEINSSSSVPKTQTQLDLSERSLLFSAHDFRESLPVKIRPPVPPKPPSVTQFEISIRKAAEQLVSPKTLPEPRLHPHRPFTDLKLRHVDQAFTEMKPQPENPELPAPVPSLHSGICFMRRILHRLREVEEHVSEKRAQTQKVREFHSKSIKEKAVHLRGLFSEDSFDVLKGTSVRRAFSQSSEKCHSCKKRVYMIERVRAEGLCFHRECFRCSICSSPLPQGLHVFNPDNEKLYCRPHFDQQNNGTHLKRSFTSPSNQFGVEERNRAAEEDSACGSTVELQSRPAAAGDFI; from the exons TGCCTCATCATCGGAGGAGGTCCATGTGGCTTACGGACTGCCATCGAGTTTGCATTAATGGGTGCCAAAGTTGTGGTGCTGGAGAAGAGAGACTCCTTCTCCAGAAACAACGTGCTTCATCTTTGGCCCTTTACTATTCATGACCTGCGGGGCCTCGGGGCCAAGAAGTTTTACGGGAAATTCTGTGCTGGAGCCATAGACCACATCA GCATTCAGCAGCTGCAACTGATTCTTCTGAAAGTTGCCCTCATTGTTGCAGTGGAATTTCACATCAATGTGGAGTTTGTCAAACTGTTGGAACCACCAGAGGATCAGACAAACGAAG GCGTTGGGTGGAGAGCTGCAATTCGACCTGCTGATCACCCCGTGGCTAACTTTGACTTTGATGTTGTGGTCGGGGCCGATGGGCGCAAGAATTCGTTGGACG GTTTTAAAAGGAAAGTGCTCAGAGGAAAACTGGCAATTGCCATTACAGCAAACTTCGTCAACAGTAACACTACAGCAGAAGCCCGAGTGGAGGAGATCAGCGGCGTGGCTTTCATCTTTAACCAGAAGTTTTTTCTTGATCTTAAAGCGAAGACAG GTGTTGATCTCGAGAACATCGTGTACTATAAGGACAACACACATTACTTTGTCATGACTgccaaaaagcaaagcctgCTGGAAAAGGGAGTTCTcataaat gATTATGTTGAGACTGAGATGCTGCTTAGCAGTCAAAACGTCAACCAGGAAGCTCTTCTGAGCTACGCCACAGAGGCTGCTAACTTTGGCACCCACTATCAGCTTCCTACACTCAAGTTTGCTGAGAACCACTGTGGGCAGCCGGATGTAGCAATGTTTGACTTCACAAACATGTATGCTTCTGAGAACGCTGCTCTCATCAGGGAAAGACACGGACACCAGCTGTTGGTGGCTCTTGTAGGAGACAGTCTACTTGAG CCCTTTTGGCCAATGGGAACGGGTTGTGCTCGCGGCTTCCTGAGTGGATTTGATACAGCCTGGATGGTGAGGAGCTGGGCTGAGGGCCGATCAGTCCTGGAAGTGTTAGCAGAAAG ggaAAGTATTTATCGATTGCTCCCACAAACAACTCCTGAAAACATTGCGAAAAACTTTGACCTGTACACCATAGATCCCAGTAGTCGATACACCAACCTAAATTCTACCTGTGTCCGACCTAACCAG GTGCACCACCTGTACATCACTGGAGAGCTCAATCACTGCTCTTTGGAGCGTGCTGTTACCATACGACGGCCTATTAACCAGAAAAAAG ATTGTGAGATCAGACCATCAAGACTTCTTACCTGGTGCAAGAAGCAGACAGAGGGTTACAGGAATGTGTCCATCAAAGACCTCACGTCATCCTGGAAGAGCGGCATCGCCCTCTGTGCTCTCATCCACAGATTTAAACCACAGCTGAT AGATTTTGACTCATTAAACGAGGAGGATCACAGGGCAAACCTGCAGCTTGCGCTTGACATTAGCGAACAGGAATTTGGGATCCAACCATTCACATCTGCGAAGGAGCAGAGCACCAATGAGGAATTGGATAAGTCGAGGGTAATCGCGTTCCTGTCCAAGTTCTACGAGCTCTTCCGTGGATCACCTCTACCTGCATTAG AGACCAGAAAActggatgaaaacaaagaatgcTATCCCTCAAAGGAAATCAGATGTAATGACGATGCCTTCAGTTTTTCCCCTCACAGAAAACGCATACCAAAG gatGAAAAGAAGACTGAGAGCACAAACTTCATTAACAAAAGGAGGCGAACGTTCTGTATCGAGGAG gtCACCAATCTCGGTTATAACACGTATGTTCAAGACAAGCAGAACTCCAAAGACAACAAAGTGGGAACACTTTCTACTCAGTTGCTGGCCAAGTTTGAGATTAATAGCAGCTCCAGCGTCCCCAAAACTCAG ACCCAGTTGGACCTCAGTGAGAGGTCCTTGCTGTTCTCTGCTCATGACTTTAGGGAGAGTCTGCCTGTTAAAATCAGACCTCCGGTCCCACCTAAGCCCCCATCAGTGACACAG TTTGAAATCAGTATCAGAAAAGCCGCTGAACAGTTAGTGTCCCCAAAGACTCTGCCCGAACCTCGCCTGCACCCCCACCGTCCATTTACAGATCTGAAGCTCAGACATGTTGATCAGGCTTTCACAGAGATGAAGCCTCAGCCCGAGAATCCAGAACTCCCCGCTCCTGTTCCATCCCTCCACTCAGGAATCTGTTTCATGAGAAGAATTCTCCACCGCCTCCGGGAGGTGGAGGAACATGTCTCTGAG AAAAGAGCTCAGACACAAAAAGTTAGAGAGTTTCACTCAAAGAGCATAAAGGAGAAAGCTGTTCATCTTAGAGGACTTTTCTCAGAGGACAGTTTTGATGTGCTAAAG GGAACTTCGGTGCGGAGAGCTTTTTCTCAATCTTCTGAGAAATGTCACTCCTGCAAAAAGCGTGTTTACATGATCGAGAGGGTCCGTGCCGAGGGACTGTGCTTCCACAGGGAGTGCTTTCGTTGTTCCATCTGCAGCTCGCCTCTGCCCCAAGGATTACATGTGTTCAACCCTGACAATG AGAAATTATACTGCAGACCTCACTTTGATCAGCAAAACAATGGGACACACCTAAAAAGGAGCTTCACTTCACCTTCT AATCAGTTTGGAGTGGAGGAGCGAAACCGCGCTGCTGAAGAAGACTCGGCGTGCGGCAGCACAGTGGAACTGCAGAGTCGACCTGCAGCAG cCGGAGACTTTATATGA
- the mical2 gene encoding F-actin-monooxygenase MICAL2 isoform X4 gives MGKPEEENVAKLFENFIQASTCKGALQAFNVLCRRLDLDPADHDTFYSSLKAKVSCWKANALWSKLDKRMSHKEYKKGQACVNTKCLIIGGGPCGLRTAIEFALMGAKVVVLEKRDSFSRNNVLHLWPFTIHDLRGLGAKKFYGKFCAGAIDHISIQQLQLILLKVALIVAVEFHINVEFVKLLEPPEDQTNEGVGWRAAIRPADHPVANFDFDVVVGADGRKNSLDGFKRKVLRGKLAIAITANFVNSNTTAEARVEEISGVAFIFNQKFFLDLKAKTGVDLENIVYYKDNTHYFVMTAKKQSLLEKGVLINDYVETEMLLSSQNVNQEALLSYATEAANFGTHYQLPTLKFAENHCGQPDVAMFDFTNMYASENAALIRERHGHQLLVALVGDSLLEPFWPMGTGCARGFLSGFDTAWMVRSWAEGRSVLEVLAERESIYRLLPQTTPENIAKNFDLYTIDPSSRYTNLNSTCVRPNQVHHLYITGELNHCSLERAVTIRRPINQKKDCEIRPSRLLTWCKKQTEGYRNVSIKDLTSSWKSGIALCALIHRFKPQLIDFDSLNEEDHRANLQLALDISEQEFGIQPFTSAKEQSTNEELDKSRVIAFLSKFYELFRGSPLPALETRKLDENKECYPSKEIRCNDDAFSFSPHRKRIPKDEKKTESTNFINKRRRTFCIEEVTNLGYNTYVQDKQNSKDNKVGTLSTQLLAKFEINSSSSVPKTQGTSVRRAFSQSSEKCHSCKKRVYMIERVRAEGLCFHRECFRCSICSSPLPQGLHVFNPDNEKLYCRPHFDQQNNGTHLKRSFTSPSNQFGVEERNRAAEEDSACGSTVELQSRPAAGTCSLFTRKQLSWPLSVTRAVCKAPSYLSCCVRSAAQAVAGHLRDNAHDYTVLFELLSMSLPLLFVLQEVLLQMHTEAVTGGPSVLQPALFWLQERIGLN, from the exons TGCCTCATCATCGGAGGAGGTCCATGTGGCTTACGGACTGCCATCGAGTTTGCATTAATGGGTGCCAAAGTTGTGGTGCTGGAGAAGAGAGACTCCTTCTCCAGAAACAACGTGCTTCATCTTTGGCCCTTTACTATTCATGACCTGCGGGGCCTCGGGGCCAAGAAGTTTTACGGGAAATTCTGTGCTGGAGCCATAGACCACATCA GCATTCAGCAGCTGCAACTGATTCTTCTGAAAGTTGCCCTCATTGTTGCAGTGGAATTTCACATCAATGTGGAGTTTGTCAAACTGTTGGAACCACCAGAGGATCAGACAAACGAAG GCGTTGGGTGGAGAGCTGCAATTCGACCTGCTGATCACCCCGTGGCTAACTTTGACTTTGATGTTGTGGTCGGGGCCGATGGGCGCAAGAATTCGTTGGACG GTTTTAAAAGGAAAGTGCTCAGAGGAAAACTGGCAATTGCCATTACAGCAAACTTCGTCAACAGTAACACTACAGCAGAAGCCCGAGTGGAGGAGATCAGCGGCGTGGCTTTCATCTTTAACCAGAAGTTTTTTCTTGATCTTAAAGCGAAGACAG GTGTTGATCTCGAGAACATCGTGTACTATAAGGACAACACACATTACTTTGTCATGACTgccaaaaagcaaagcctgCTGGAAAAGGGAGTTCTcataaat gATTATGTTGAGACTGAGATGCTGCTTAGCAGTCAAAACGTCAACCAGGAAGCTCTTCTGAGCTACGCCACAGAGGCTGCTAACTTTGGCACCCACTATCAGCTTCCTACACTCAAGTTTGCTGAGAACCACTGTGGGCAGCCGGATGTAGCAATGTTTGACTTCACAAACATGTATGCTTCTGAGAACGCTGCTCTCATCAGGGAAAGACACGGACACCAGCTGTTGGTGGCTCTTGTAGGAGACAGTCTACTTGAG CCCTTTTGGCCAATGGGAACGGGTTGTGCTCGCGGCTTCCTGAGTGGATTTGATACAGCCTGGATGGTGAGGAGCTGGGCTGAGGGCCGATCAGTCCTGGAAGTGTTAGCAGAAAG ggaAAGTATTTATCGATTGCTCCCACAAACAACTCCTGAAAACATTGCGAAAAACTTTGACCTGTACACCATAGATCCCAGTAGTCGATACACCAACCTAAATTCTACCTGTGTCCGACCTAACCAG GTGCACCACCTGTACATCACTGGAGAGCTCAATCACTGCTCTTTGGAGCGTGCTGTTACCATACGACGGCCTATTAACCAGAAAAAAG ATTGTGAGATCAGACCATCAAGACTTCTTACCTGGTGCAAGAAGCAGACAGAGGGTTACAGGAATGTGTCCATCAAAGACCTCACGTCATCCTGGAAGAGCGGCATCGCCCTCTGTGCTCTCATCCACAGATTTAAACCACAGCTGAT AGATTTTGACTCATTAAACGAGGAGGATCACAGGGCAAACCTGCAGCTTGCGCTTGACATTAGCGAACAGGAATTTGGGATCCAACCATTCACATCTGCGAAGGAGCAGAGCACCAATGAGGAATTGGATAAGTCGAGGGTAATCGCGTTCCTGTCCAAGTTCTACGAGCTCTTCCGTGGATCACCTCTACCTGCATTAG AGACCAGAAAActggatgaaaacaaagaatgcTATCCCTCAAAGGAAATCAGATGTAATGACGATGCCTTCAGTTTTTCCCCTCACAGAAAACGCATACCAAAG gatGAAAAGAAGACTGAGAGCACAAACTTCATTAACAAAAGGAGGCGAACGTTCTGTATCGAGGAG gtCACCAATCTCGGTTATAACACGTATGTTCAAGACAAGCAGAACTCCAAAGACAACAAAGTGGGAACACTTTCTACTCAGTTGCTGGCCAAGTTTGAGATTAATAGCAGCTCCAGCGTCCCCAAAACTCAG GGAACTTCGGTGCGGAGAGCTTTTTCTCAATCTTCTGAGAAATGTCACTCCTGCAAAAAGCGTGTTTACATGATCGAGAGGGTCCGTGCCGAGGGACTGTGCTTCCACAGGGAGTGCTTTCGTTGTTCCATCTGCAGCTCGCCTCTGCCCCAAGGATTACATGTGTTCAACCCTGACAATG AGAAATTATACTGCAGACCTCACTTTGATCAGCAAAACAATGGGACACACCTAAAAAGGAGCTTCACTTCACCTTCT AATCAGTTTGGAGTGGAGGAGCGAAACCGCGCTGCTGAAGAAGACTCGGCGTGCGGCAGCACAGTGGAACTGCAGAGTCGACCTGCAGCAGGTACCTGCAGCTTGTTCACCAGGAAACAGCTGAGCTGGCCTTTGAGTGTGACCCGCGCGGTGTGCAAAGCCCCCTCATATCTGTCCTGCTGCGTACGCAGTGCAGCACAGGCCGTCGCTGGCCACCTGAGGGACAATGCCCACGACTATACGGTGCTGTTTGAGCTGCTGAGCATGAGCCTGCCCCTGCTGTTCGTTTTACAAGAGGTACTGCTGCAGATGCACACAGAGGCTGTGACGGGCGGGCCCAGCGTTTTACAACCAGCCCTGTTTTGGCTGCAGGAGCGGATCGGGCTGAATTAA
- the mical2 gene encoding F-actin-monooxygenase MICAL2 isoform X3 gives MGKPEEENVAKLFENFIQASTCKGALQAFNVLCRRLDLDPADHDTFYSSLKAKVSCWKANALWSKLDKRMSHKEYKKGQACVNTKCLIIGGGPCGLRTAIEFALMGAKVVVLEKRDSFSRNNVLHLWPFTIHDLRGLGAKKFYGKFCAGAIDHISIQQLQLILLKVALIVAVEFHINVEFVKLLEPPEDQTNEGVGWRAAIRPADHPVANFDFDVVVGADGRKNSLDGFKRKVLRGKLAIAITANFVNSNTTAEARVEEISGVAFIFNQKFFLDLKAKTGVDLENIVYYKDNTHYFVMTAKKQSLLEKGVLINDYVETEMLLSSQNVNQEALLSYATEAANFGTHYQLPTLKFAENHCGQPDVAMFDFTNMYASENAALIRERHGHQLLVALVGDSLLEPFWPMGTGCARGFLSGFDTAWMVRSWAEGRSVLEVLAERESIYRLLPQTTPENIAKNFDLYTIDPSSRYTNLNSTCVRPNQVHHLYITGELNHCSLERAVTIRRPINQKKDCEIRPSRLLTWCKKQTEGYRNVSIKDLTSSWKSGIALCALIHRFKPQLIDFDSLNEEDHRANLQLALDISEQEFGIQPFTSAKEQSTNEELDKSRVIAFLSKFYELFRGSPLPALETRKLDENKECYPSKEIRCNDDAFSFSPHRKRIPKDEKKTESTNFINKRRRTFCIEEVTNLGYNTYVQDKQNSKDNKVGTLSTQLLAKFEINSSSSVPKTQKRAQTQKVREFHSKSIKEKAVHLRGLFSEDSFDVLKGTSVRRAFSQSSEKCHSCKKRVYMIERVRAEGLCFHRECFRCSICSSPLPQGLHVFNPDNEKLYCRPHFDQQNNGTHLKRSFTSPSNQFGVEERNRAAEEDSACGSTVELQSRPAAGTCSLFTRKQLSWPLSVTRAVCKAPSYLSCCVRSAAQAVAGHLRDNAHDYTVLFELLSMSLPLLFVLQEVLLQMHTEAVTGGPSVLQPALFWLQERIGLN, from the exons TGCCTCATCATCGGAGGAGGTCCATGTGGCTTACGGACTGCCATCGAGTTTGCATTAATGGGTGCCAAAGTTGTGGTGCTGGAGAAGAGAGACTCCTTCTCCAGAAACAACGTGCTTCATCTTTGGCCCTTTACTATTCATGACCTGCGGGGCCTCGGGGCCAAGAAGTTTTACGGGAAATTCTGTGCTGGAGCCATAGACCACATCA GCATTCAGCAGCTGCAACTGATTCTTCTGAAAGTTGCCCTCATTGTTGCAGTGGAATTTCACATCAATGTGGAGTTTGTCAAACTGTTGGAACCACCAGAGGATCAGACAAACGAAG GCGTTGGGTGGAGAGCTGCAATTCGACCTGCTGATCACCCCGTGGCTAACTTTGACTTTGATGTTGTGGTCGGGGCCGATGGGCGCAAGAATTCGTTGGACG GTTTTAAAAGGAAAGTGCTCAGAGGAAAACTGGCAATTGCCATTACAGCAAACTTCGTCAACAGTAACACTACAGCAGAAGCCCGAGTGGAGGAGATCAGCGGCGTGGCTTTCATCTTTAACCAGAAGTTTTTTCTTGATCTTAAAGCGAAGACAG GTGTTGATCTCGAGAACATCGTGTACTATAAGGACAACACACATTACTTTGTCATGACTgccaaaaagcaaagcctgCTGGAAAAGGGAGTTCTcataaat gATTATGTTGAGACTGAGATGCTGCTTAGCAGTCAAAACGTCAACCAGGAAGCTCTTCTGAGCTACGCCACAGAGGCTGCTAACTTTGGCACCCACTATCAGCTTCCTACACTCAAGTTTGCTGAGAACCACTGTGGGCAGCCGGATGTAGCAATGTTTGACTTCACAAACATGTATGCTTCTGAGAACGCTGCTCTCATCAGGGAAAGACACGGACACCAGCTGTTGGTGGCTCTTGTAGGAGACAGTCTACTTGAG CCCTTTTGGCCAATGGGAACGGGTTGTGCTCGCGGCTTCCTGAGTGGATTTGATACAGCCTGGATGGTGAGGAGCTGGGCTGAGGGCCGATCAGTCCTGGAAGTGTTAGCAGAAAG ggaAAGTATTTATCGATTGCTCCCACAAACAACTCCTGAAAACATTGCGAAAAACTTTGACCTGTACACCATAGATCCCAGTAGTCGATACACCAACCTAAATTCTACCTGTGTCCGACCTAACCAG GTGCACCACCTGTACATCACTGGAGAGCTCAATCACTGCTCTTTGGAGCGTGCTGTTACCATACGACGGCCTATTAACCAGAAAAAAG ATTGTGAGATCAGACCATCAAGACTTCTTACCTGGTGCAAGAAGCAGACAGAGGGTTACAGGAATGTGTCCATCAAAGACCTCACGTCATCCTGGAAGAGCGGCATCGCCCTCTGTGCTCTCATCCACAGATTTAAACCACAGCTGAT AGATTTTGACTCATTAAACGAGGAGGATCACAGGGCAAACCTGCAGCTTGCGCTTGACATTAGCGAACAGGAATTTGGGATCCAACCATTCACATCTGCGAAGGAGCAGAGCACCAATGAGGAATTGGATAAGTCGAGGGTAATCGCGTTCCTGTCCAAGTTCTACGAGCTCTTCCGTGGATCACCTCTACCTGCATTAG AGACCAGAAAActggatgaaaacaaagaatgcTATCCCTCAAAGGAAATCAGATGTAATGACGATGCCTTCAGTTTTTCCCCTCACAGAAAACGCATACCAAAG gatGAAAAGAAGACTGAGAGCACAAACTTCATTAACAAAAGGAGGCGAACGTTCTGTATCGAGGAG gtCACCAATCTCGGTTATAACACGTATGTTCAAGACAAGCAGAACTCCAAAGACAACAAAGTGGGAACACTTTCTACTCAGTTGCTGGCCAAGTTTGAGATTAATAGCAGCTCCAGCGTCCCCAAAACTCAG AAAAGAGCTCAGACACAAAAAGTTAGAGAGTTTCACTCAAAGAGCATAAAGGAGAAAGCTGTTCATCTTAGAGGACTTTTCTCAGAGGACAGTTTTGATGTGCTAAAG GGAACTTCGGTGCGGAGAGCTTTTTCTCAATCTTCTGAGAAATGTCACTCCTGCAAAAAGCGTGTTTACATGATCGAGAGGGTCCGTGCCGAGGGACTGTGCTTCCACAGGGAGTGCTTTCGTTGTTCCATCTGCAGCTCGCCTCTGCCCCAAGGATTACATGTGTTCAACCCTGACAATG AGAAATTATACTGCAGACCTCACTTTGATCAGCAAAACAATGGGACACACCTAAAAAGGAGCTTCACTTCACCTTCT AATCAGTTTGGAGTGGAGGAGCGAAACCGCGCTGCTGAAGAAGACTCGGCGTGCGGCAGCACAGTGGAACTGCAGAGTCGACCTGCAGCAGGTACCTGCAGCTTGTTCACCAGGAAACAGCTGAGCTGGCCTTTGAGTGTGACCCGCGCGGTGTGCAAAGCCCCCTCATATCTGTCCTGCTGCGTACGCAGTGCAGCACAGGCCGTCGCTGGCCACCTGAGGGACAATGCCCACGACTATACGGTGCTGTTTGAGCTGCTGAGCATGAGCCTGCCCCTGCTGTTCGTTTTACAAGAGGTACTGCTGCAGATGCACACAGAGGCTGTGACGGGCGGGCCCAGCGTTTTACAACCAGCCCTGTTTTGGCTGCAGGAGCGGATCGGGCTGAATTAA